The Aedes aegypti strain LVP_AGWG chromosome 3, AaegL5.0 Primary Assembly, whole genome shotgun sequence genome contains a region encoding:
- the LOC5575696 gene encoding uncharacterized protein LOC5575696, with product MTDASQSLVKNLGLKPLTKENILYYYFPLQSMVSYAALSVNVMNPSIAIRLLPKRDVTNFLLVHTLFGTTLYFYSRPHLAAVPAQRRAAYSICGGVLFSFGSVLVWAVLRSAIPRNQALATALGLSSGALLAKLAYDYLDSNDKQLVAKN from the exons ATGACCGACGCCAGCCAGTCCCTCGTGAAGAACCTCGGCCTGAAGCCGCTGACCAAGGAGAACATCCTGTACTACTACTTTCCGCTGCAGAGTATGGTCAGCTATGCAGCTCTCTCGGTGAATGTTATGAACCCATCGATTGCCATCAG ATTGCTACCGAAACGGGACGTCACGAACTTCCTGCTGGTGCACACCCTGTTCGGAACGACGCTCTACTTCTACAGCAGGCCGCATTTGGCAGCGGTTCCGGCCCAGCGCCGCGCAGCCTACAGCATTTGCGGAGGAGTTCTATTTAGCTTCGGTTCGGTCCTGGTGTGGGCTGTCCTACGAAGTGCTATTCCACGGAACCAGGCGTTGGCCACTGCCTTGGGACTGTCGTCCGGTGCACTGCTGGCCAAACTGGCCTACGACTATCTGGATAGCAACGATAAGCAACTTGTGGCCAAGAACTAG